One genomic segment of Nitrospira sp. includes these proteins:
- a CDS encoding DUF3842 family protein, with protein sequence MRVCVIDGRGGGLGCRLVIGLRATLGPDCQIVALGTNVAAADAMRRAGADQMAAGPQAITNTVPTVDVIVASLNLVLPGAMLGEVTPEIVKAILAAKAKKVLLPLNRAHVEIVGSEDRTLDMLIARSLARVRALVPPTCQA encoded by the coding sequence GTGCGGGTCTGTGTGATCGATGGGCGTGGCGGGGGGCTGGGTTGCCGATTGGTAATAGGCCTGCGGGCGACGTTGGGGCCGGATTGCCAGATTGTTGCGTTGGGGACGAACGTGGCAGCTGCCGACGCGATGAGGCGCGCCGGGGCCGACCAGATGGCCGCCGGACCTCAGGCTATTACGAACACGGTTCCGACGGTTGATGTCATTGTGGCATCGTTGAACTTGGTCTTGCCCGGTGCCATGTTGGGTGAAGTCACTCCCGAGATTGTGAAGGCCATTCTTGCGGCAAAGGCCAAGAAGGTGTTGTTGCCGCTGAATCGAGCCCATGTGGAGATCGTGGGAAGTGAAGATCGAACCTTGGATATGCTGATTGCCCGATCTCTTGCGCGCGTCCGCGCCTTAGTGCCGCCGACCTGCCAGGCGTAA
- the nikR gene encoding nickel-responsive transcriptional regulator NikR, producing MKKLVRFGVSLDHHLLDAFDQHIERRKYTNRSEALRDLIRDNLVGQEWDQNKETVGTITFVYDHHVRDLTSKLTDIQHDYHGKILSGMHVHLDHDHCLEVLVVKGKGSEIRKIADALVSVKGVKHGKLTMTTTGKGLD from the coding sequence ATGAAAAAACTGGTTCGGTTCGGCGTCTCTCTCGATCATCATCTGCTCGATGCCTTCGATCAACATATCGAGCGGCGGAAGTATACCAACCGCTCGGAAGCCTTGCGCGACTTGATCCGTGATAATCTCGTCGGGCAGGAATGGGATCAGAATAAGGAAACGGTCGGCACGATCACCTTCGTGTACGATCATCATGTGCGCGATCTGACGAGCAAGCTCACCGATATTCAGCACGACTATCACGGAAAGATTCTGTCCGGCATGCACGTTCATTTGGACCACGACCATTGCCTGGAAGTGCTGGTCGTGAAGGGGAAAGGATCGGAGATCAGAAAGATCGCCGATGCGCTGGTGAGCGTGAAAGGCGTGAAGCATGGCAAGTTGACGATGACTACTACCGGAAAAGGCCTGGATTAA
- a CDS encoding Do family serine endopeptidase, protein MVAGPSPAATHLVPVANGHDLQNQVKATAIKVIPAVVSIASTVMVRDQAFSDETLPFGLFKEPPARRQYGQGSGVIVSPDGYIITNNHVVADAVDVEVILADRRQYKGKVVATDPKTDVAVVKINATNLPTVPWADSSTLAVGEFVLAIGNPLGLSRTVTFGIVSAVGRADVGVADFEDFIQTDAPINPGNSGGALVNVNGELVGINTAIASPTGGSVGVGFAIPSNMARAAMQSLIKTGRVVRGFLGASTQDVSPSLGKIFRLPDVKGAIVTDLQAKGSAERAGLKRGDVVVRFDGRDVMDSGQLRNLVAQSPIGSKHRLDLIRDGKAYQAELTVQEAPRERAKKAQNPSAAASTAHPLTGVVFDDVTPPLARQMDLAVNSGVVVTDIEEGSLAESSGLQPGDVVLELNRQAIHNFATFQRLADPLKPSDLALLLVNRQGNALYIPIQGE, encoded by the coding sequence ATGGTAGCCGGACCCAGCCCAGCTGCGACGCATCTGGTGCCTGTCGCCAACGGGCACGACCTGCAAAATCAGGTGAAGGCAACAGCCATCAAAGTCATTCCTGCCGTCGTGAGTATCGCCTCCACGGTGATGGTGCGCGATCAGGCGTTCAGCGACGAGACGCTTCCGTTCGGTCTATTTAAGGAGCCGCCGGCGCGGCGCCAGTACGGGCAGGGGTCCGGCGTGATCGTTTCGCCGGACGGGTACATCATTACGAACAACCATGTCGTCGCTGACGCAGTAGATGTAGAAGTGATTCTGGCCGACCGGCGGCAGTACAAAGGGAAAGTGGTGGCGACCGATCCGAAGACAGATGTGGCTGTGGTGAAGATCAATGCGACGAATCTTCCGACCGTGCCCTGGGCGGATTCCAGCACGCTGGCCGTGGGAGAGTTTGTGTTGGCCATCGGGAATCCGCTCGGGCTGAGCCGGACGGTGACATTCGGGATCGTCAGTGCGGTGGGACGAGCGGATGTGGGCGTGGCTGATTTCGAGGATTTCATTCAGACCGATGCACCGATCAATCCAGGAAATTCCGGCGGCGCTCTCGTGAACGTCAACGGCGAGCTTGTCGGAATCAATACGGCGATTGCGAGCCCGACGGGCGGCAGCGTCGGTGTCGGCTTTGCGATTCCGAGCAACATGGCGCGGGCCGCCATGCAGAGTTTGATCAAGACCGGCCGGGTCGTCCGGGGATTTCTCGGCGCCTCGACTCAGGATGTGAGCCCGTCTCTGGGGAAAATCTTTCGTCTGCCGGACGTCAAAGGCGCGATCGTAACCGATCTGCAAGCCAAGGGATCGGCAGAGCGAGCCGGGCTCAAGCGCGGGGATGTGGTGGTGCGGTTCGACGGCCGTGACGTGATGGATAGCGGGCAGCTGCGCAACCTCGTGGCGCAATCGCCGATCGGCAGCAAGCATCGCCTGGACCTCATTCGCGACGGCAAGGCCTATCAGGCGGAGTTGACGGTCCAGGAAGCTCCGCGTGAACGGGCAAAGAAAGCTCAGAACCCATCCGCCGCTGCTTCAACGGCGCACCCGCTGACGGGCGTGGTCTTCGACGACGTGACCCCGCCACTGGCTCGTCAGATGGATCTGGCCGTCAACAGCGGTGTGGTGGTGACGGATATCGAAGAAGGCAGTCTCGCGGAGTCCTCAGGCCTGCAACCGGGCGACGTGGTGCTCGAACTCAACCGGCAGGCCATCCACAACTTTGCGACCTTCCAGCGCCTTGCCGACCCTCTCAAGCCCAGCGATCTCGCGCTCCTGCTCGTCAACCGGCAGGGCAATGCGTTGTACATCCCCATCCAGGGCGAGTAG
- a CDS encoding heavy metal translocating P-type ATPase: MAIDPICGMTVDPATAAGRFEYEGQIYYFCATSCLDRFRADPEKALKKAQAPPVTIAISPTARKPLPMMMPAAPAAAGVLDPVCGMTVQPATAAGSYGYAGKTYYFCATSCLTKFKNDPDYYLLPPDQRPAREVAVPAGAAVEYICPMDPEILETKPGACRICGMALEPKIVTMEEGPNPELDDMSRRFWWSLGPAVVVMILAMSDMIPGQPLHQWLGGARLNWVQWLLATPVVLWGGFPFFQRGWASIVNRAPNMFTLIAIGTGAAYGFSTVGTVIPEWLPASFHQHGGGVAVYFEAAAMITVLVLLGQILELRARSQTSSAIKGLLRLAPTTARVVRDGRELDVPLDQVQVGSRLRVRPGERIPVDGIVVDGGSAVDESMITGESMPVEKTVGTMVTGGTMNGTGSLLMQAQKVGRDTLLARIVQMVSDAQRSRAPIQRVADTAAGYFVPLVVAAAVITAGAWIWFGPEPKLAYALVNAVAVLIIACPCALGLATPMSIMVGTGRGATAGVLVRKAEALEVLGKVDTIVFDKTGTLTEGKPVLASVRFVPPYSDQDVLRFAASLEQGSEHPLAEAIVSGARARGLTLAPVKEFLAVTGKGVTGTIDGQSVAIGTAVFLSDSGGVVGRTLEVLEEEAAAFRERGQTVMFVAVNGKVAGLLGVADPIKASSAGAVRQLKADGLRLVMVTGDHQRTADAVAKELGIDEVRAGVLPEQKGRIVRELKAGGRIVAMAGDGVNDAPALALADVGIAMGTGADIAVENAGMTLLKGDLQALVRARHLSVATMRNIRQNLFFAFAYNLLGVPIAAGVLYPFTGLLLSPMIASAAMTFSSVSVISNALRLRHIEL, encoded by the coding sequence ATGGCGATTGATCCAATCTGCGGGATGACGGTCGATCCCGCCACGGCGGCCGGGCGATTTGAGTACGAGGGCCAGATCTACTACTTTTGCGCGACCTCCTGTCTCGACCGGTTCAGAGCCGATCCAGAGAAGGCCCTGAAGAAGGCGCAAGCCCCTCCTGTCACGATTGCCATTTCTCCCACTGCACGCAAGCCTCTCCCGATGATGATGCCGGCGGCGCCTGCCGCCGCCGGTGTCCTCGATCCGGTCTGCGGCATGACGGTGCAGCCAGCGACGGCGGCCGGTTCGTACGGGTACGCCGGGAAGACCTATTATTTCTGTGCGACGAGTTGCCTGACCAAATTCAAGAACGATCCCGATTATTACCTGTTGCCGCCGGATCAGCGTCCGGCCCGCGAGGTTGCCGTTCCAGCCGGAGCGGCGGTCGAGTACATCTGTCCGATGGATCCCGAGATCCTTGAGACGAAGCCCGGCGCCTGCCGTATTTGCGGGATGGCGCTGGAGCCGAAGATCGTGACGATGGAAGAGGGGCCGAATCCGGAACTCGACGACATGAGCCGGCGATTCTGGTGGAGTCTCGGGCCCGCCGTTGTGGTGATGATCCTGGCGATGTCGGACATGATTCCGGGGCAACCGCTGCATCAGTGGCTGGGCGGCGCACGATTGAATTGGGTGCAGTGGCTGCTGGCGACGCCGGTCGTGCTCTGGGGCGGGTTTCCGTTTTTCCAACGAGGGTGGGCCTCGATCGTCAATCGGGCTCCGAACATGTTTACTTTGATCGCCATCGGCACCGGCGCCGCCTATGGATTCAGCACCGTCGGTACGGTCATCCCCGAGTGGCTGCCGGCCTCCTTCCATCAGCATGGCGGCGGCGTGGCGGTGTATTTTGAAGCGGCCGCAATGATCACGGTGCTGGTCCTGCTCGGTCAGATCCTGGAGCTTCGTGCGCGAAGCCAGACCTCGTCCGCCATCAAGGGGCTGTTGCGATTGGCTCCGACAACAGCGCGGGTTGTACGGGACGGCCGGGAGCTGGATGTGCCGCTCGACCAGGTGCAGGTCGGCAGCCGGCTGCGGGTGCGGCCGGGTGAGCGCATCCCGGTCGACGGTATCGTGGTCGATGGAGGTTCGGCCGTCGATGAGTCGATGATTACCGGTGAATCGATGCCGGTGGAGAAGACGGTCGGCACGATGGTGACCGGGGGCACGATGAACGGTACCGGCAGTCTCCTGATGCAGGCGCAGAAGGTTGGCCGAGACACGCTGCTTGCCCGTATTGTCCAGATGGTCAGCGACGCGCAACGGAGCAGGGCGCCGATACAACGGGTGGCCGATACGGCGGCAGGCTACTTTGTTCCGCTGGTTGTGGCAGCCGCGGTCATCACGGCGGGTGCCTGGATCTGGTTTGGCCCGGAACCGAAGCTGGCCTACGCGCTGGTCAATGCGGTGGCGGTGCTCATCATCGCGTGTCCCTGCGCATTGGGCCTGGCGACACCGATGTCTATTATGGTGGGGACGGGCCGCGGGGCGACGGCCGGTGTGCTGGTGCGGAAAGCCGAAGCGCTGGAAGTGCTCGGCAAGGTGGACACGATCGTCTTCGACAAGACCGGCACACTGACCGAAGGAAAGCCGGTGCTGGCCTCCGTCCGGTTTGTGCCGCCCTATAGCGATCAGGATGTGTTGCGGTTTGCGGCCAGTCTCGAACAGGGCAGCGAACATCCGCTGGCCGAGGCCATTGTATCCGGTGCGCGGGCACGCGGCCTCACGTTGGCTCCGGTGAAAGAGTTCTTGGCCGTGACCGGAAAAGGCGTGACCGGTACCATTGACGGCCAGTCGGTGGCAATCGGAACGGCGGTCTTCTTGAGCGACAGCGGCGGTGTGGTGGGGCGTACTTTGGAGGTGCTGGAGGAGGAGGCGGCCGCGTTTCGTGAGCGGGGGCAGACGGTCATGTTTGTGGCAGTGAACGGGAAGGTGGCCGGTTTGTTAGGAGTGGCCGATCCGATTAAGGCTTCCTCGGCGGGCGCCGTCAGGCAATTGAAAGCCGATGGCCTTCGCCTGGTTATGGTGACCGGGGACCATCAGCGCACGGCGGATGCCGTCGCCAAGGAACTTGGGATCGATGAGGTCAGGGCCGGGGTGTTGCCGGAACAGAAAGGGCGCATCGTCCGTGAACTCAAAGCCGGCGGTCGGATCGTGGCGATGGCGGGAGACGGAGTGAACGACGCGCCGGCCTTGGCGCTGGCCGATGTCGGCATTGCCATGGGTACGGGTGCCGACATTGCGGTGGAAAATGCCGGCATGACCTTGCTGAAAGGCGATTTGCAGGCGCTCGTGCGGGCGCGCCATTTAAGTGTGGCGACGATGCGAAACATCCGGCAGAATCTCTTTTTTGCCTTTGCCTACAATCTGCTGGGGGTGCCGATTGCCGCCGGTGTGCTGTATCCGTTCACCGGGTTGTTGCTGAGTCCGATGATCGCCAGCGCCGCAATGACGTTCAGTTCGGTGTCAGTCATTTCGAACGCGCTCCGGCTGCGGCATATCGAATTATAA
- a CDS encoding thioredoxin domain-containing protein, with amino-acid sequence MTHSSKWGWRGALVAVGAILALGTSVGVSAATPELKGKFEVLKDEKSTHQPGKVKLIEFADFYCPHCHRFDGEGVAILKKEFGDKIEVTMVGFPVFQGKLPTPFDMYEQARTMGKGDEMKKVLFRTIHTEKVTGVLDRSLREVLIKEVGLDPKAFEEGMASGKPAKALEESKKWGERIKVQQTPTVLIDGNIKVEQIDPDNLKLVIHSILDADKKK; translated from the coding sequence ATGACGCACAGCAGCAAGTGGGGATGGCGTGGCGCTCTCGTGGCCGTGGGTGCCATTCTGGCGCTGGGAACTTCAGTGGGAGTTTCCGCCGCGACGCCTGAGTTGAAGGGGAAGTTCGAAGTCCTCAAGGACGAAAAGTCCACGCATCAACCGGGGAAGGTCAAGCTGATCGAGTTTGCCGATTTCTATTGTCCCCACTGCCATCGGTTTGACGGCGAGGGGGTGGCGATTCTCAAGAAAGAGTTCGGCGATAAGATCGAAGTCACGATGGTGGGTTTCCCCGTCTTCCAGGGCAAATTGCCGACGCCGTTCGATATGTATGAGCAGGCCAGGACCATGGGCAAAGGGGACGAGATGAAGAAGGTTCTTTTCCGGACGATTCATACGGAAAAAGTGACCGGCGTGCTGGATCGTTCGTTGCGCGAAGTCCTGATCAAGGAAGTCGGACTCGACCCCAAGGCATTTGAGGAGGGCATGGCCAGCGGCAAGCCGGCCAAGGCGTTGGAAGAGAGCAAGAAATGGGGCGAGCGTATCAAGGTGCAGCAGACGCCGACGGTGCTGATCGACGGCAATATCAAAGTCGAGCAGATCGATCCGGACAATCTGAAACTGGTGATCCACAGCATCCTGGATGCAGACAAAAAGAAGTGA